One Labilithrix sp. genomic window, GAACGCGAGACTAGAGGGACTCCATTGCCCACCGAACGAGAGCAGCTCTTCCGTGCAGCAACAGGCGGTTCGGATCCTCCTGGCCCAGCAGGAACCCCGGGGGAAAACGAAGACGTCGACCTCGAGGACGCGCCGGTCAGCGCGGTCCCACGCCGCTTCAAGGTCGTGTTCCACAACGACGACTACACCACCCAGGAGTTCGTCATCCACGTGCTCATGCGCTTCTTCCACAAGAACGAGACCGAGGCGCGACACATCATGCTC contains:
- a CDS encoding ATP-dependent Clp protease adaptor ClpS; amino-acid sequence: MYAPVVPAAVHALAGGVTERETRGTPLPTEREQLFRAATGGSDPPGPAGTPGENEDVDLEDAPVSAVPRRFKVVFHNDDYTTQEFVIHVLMRFFHKNETEARHIMLTVHHKGAAVAGVYTKDVAETKAEQVMDAARENGMPLLLTTEPE